A DNA window from Drosophila pseudoobscura strain MV-25-SWS-2005 chromosome 2, UCI_Dpse_MV25, whole genome shotgun sequence contains the following coding sequences:
- the LOC6897054 gene encoding leucine-rich melanocyte differentiation-associated protein has product MQTFQHNDSQLILVQQNLRSLPLELVKRHAEHVELLDLSYNCLKDLSWLAEFEQLRHLVLDNNRLHEARLRTLTQPLPQLEVLMLNKNEFSDLPSTMRLIRRLFPNLQYLSLHGNPICPDGLELQPFSGYLRYDYEYYSNYIAQSLNKLKFLDHGLVQRTYQYESFPIKSYGKQLIKTTSF; this is encoded by the exons ATGCAAACGTTCCAACACAACGACAGTCAG CTCATTTTGGTGCAGCAGAATCTCCGATCACTGCCCCTAGAGCTGGTCAAGCGCCATGCGGAGCACGTGGAGCTGCTAGACCTGAGCTATAACTGCCTGAAGGATCTGTCCTGGCTGGCGGAGTTCGAGCAGCTGCGTCATTTGGTGCTGGACAACAATCGGCTACACGAGGCACGACTACGGACATTGACACAACCCCTGCCACAGCTGGAGGTGCTCATGCTGAACAAGAATGAG TTCAGTGACCTGCCCTCAACAATGCGACTTATCCGACGACTATTTCCCAACCTGCAGTACCTGAGCCTCCACGGCAATCCCATTTGTCCAGATGGCCTCGAGCTTCAGCCGTTCTCTGGGTACTTGCgctacgactacgagtactACAG CAATTACATTGCACAGTCGCTGAACAAACTGAAATTTCTGGATCATGGTCTGGTGCAACGCACCTATCAGTACGAGAGTTTTCCCATCAAAAGCTATGGCAAGCAGCTGATAAAAACAACGAGCTTTTGA